One part of the Bacillus sp. FJAT-27916 genome encodes these proteins:
- a CDS encoding SWIM zinc finger family protein, whose product MHDALKFYGDRIAGVLSPKSMNDVNVVTKGLVLYRQGMVTKLQIEDELIHGVVQDVMKVDVTLDLTFPSNSSCSCPAIDLCRHQLAVFFAAYSKSASVSDWVEEWKNKNNALYGLKKSLESGPVFKETKEKPMNAKPDHNYASWRAFFADVAREELVLPPYFMMGTHRIASSYQRAIQRSEPENRQWIPLYRSMAYFHGMRYLFDQDSESLDHFRKEMLQQSVHELYLALIDEMSRFETSIRPFDSEEFIEAFLEETVSLLYVDSFTFYRWQMYVLIWSASLATKEERAAEMRRLESLIPSLAEVEAELAKMMVVHLLMLDGKDEEALQYILSIGPAACYYLTFILEELNDEKQHARMIPFVEFYSKNIKAFLTYSYTQEYKRTNYLYNALQIIRPFSSATKRFDLLERMLRETIPYSLIPYSHYLYEKKDYKKWVELQVAERMNVLFEWPQQTKEIQKENPEVLLPIYHQQVIQLIGSKNRSSYREAVRYLKKLRTIYKKLKRVPVWESYITYISETYKRLRAFQEELRKGKLIDAAD is encoded by the coding sequence ATGCATGATGCACTAAAATTCTATGGCGATCGCATAGCCGGCGTGCTTTCACCAAAGTCAATGAACGATGTGAATGTTGTTACGAAAGGCCTCGTCCTATACCGGCAAGGAATGGTGACGAAGCTCCAAATAGAAGATGAACTAATCCACGGGGTCGTACAGGATGTGATGAAGGTCGATGTGACGCTTGATCTGACATTTCCGAGCAATAGCTCCTGCTCTTGCCCGGCGATCGATCTTTGCCGTCATCAGTTGGCTGTTTTTTTTGCGGCCTACAGCAAATCCGCGAGCGTATCTGACTGGGTGGAGGAGTGGAAGAATAAGAATAATGCGCTGTACGGGCTGAAGAAGTCACTCGAGTCCGGTCCTGTCTTTAAAGAAACGAAGGAAAAACCGATGAATGCGAAGCCGGACCATAACTATGCCTCCTGGAGGGCCTTCTTTGCTGACGTTGCACGGGAGGAGCTGGTCCTGCCCCCTTATTTCATGATGGGCACTCATCGAATCGCCTCCTCTTATCAGCGTGCCATCCAGCGAAGCGAACCGGAGAATCGGCAATGGATTCCGCTCTACCGCAGCATGGCCTATTTCCATGGAATGCGTTATTTATTTGACCAGGATTCCGAATCGCTCGACCATTTCCGGAAAGAAATGCTTCAGCAATCGGTGCATGAGCTCTATCTAGCGCTGATTGATGAGATGAGCCGCTTTGAAACATCGATCCGCCCGTTTGATTCTGAGGAATTCATTGAGGCCTTCCTTGAGGAAACCGTGAGCCTTCTCTATGTGGATTCCTTCACCTTTTACCGCTGGCAGATGTATGTTCTGATTTGGTCCGCAAGCCTTGCCACGAAGGAGGAGCGGGCTGCTGAGATGAGACGGCTTGAGAGCCTGATTCCATCACTAGCCGAGGTGGAGGCGGAGCTTGCGAAGATGATGGTCGTTCACCTGCTGATGCTTGATGGCAAGGATGAGGAGGCACTCCAGTATATCCTTTCCATCGGTCCTGCCGCCTGCTATTATCTCACCTTCATTCTCGAGGAACTGAACGATGAGAAGCAGCATGCCCGTATGATTCCGTTTGTGGAATTCTACTCAAAGAATATTAAAGCCTTCCTGACGTACAGCTATACACAGGAATACAAGCGCACGAATTACTTGTATAATGCCCTGCAAATCATCCGTCCGTTCAGCTCAGCGACAAAACGCTTTGACCTGCTTGAACGAATGCTGCGCGAGACGATTCCGTATTCCTTGATTCCATACTCACATTATTTATATGAGAAAAAGGACTACAAGAAATGGGTCGAGCTGCAGGTGGCTGAGCGTATGAATGTGCTGTTTGAGTGGCCGCAGCAAACAAAGGAGATCCAGAAGGAGAATCCGGAGGTGCTGCTTCCCATCTATCACCAGCAGGTCATTCAGCTGATTGGCAGCAAGAACCGCTCATCCTACCGCGAGGCTGTCAGGTACTTGAAGAAGCTGCGGACGATTTATAAGAAATTAAAACGGGTCCCTGTATGGGAATCCTATATTACCTATATAAGTGAAACCTATAAACGATTGCGTGCATTCCAGGAAGAACTGAGGAAGGGAAAGTTAATTGATGCAGCTGATTGA
- a CDS encoding LCP family glycopolymer transferase, with the protein MKSKQWIRKHKWVWISALILLLAALLFIPIYEAYQSISDPLAERQSNLREEALQLEKKEPFSVLLLGVDDDGEVRRNAGTIMVLTVNPAVQSIKLLHIPRETRVDIPGQDQPDKLNHAYKTGGVELMMETVEEFVDVPIDYFVKINMEGVEDVVDAMGGITVENEKAFSYEGYHFRKGRISLDGKQALAYIRMRQLNENGEEERHERQQKVIEEVIRKGADLQSLTHYDKIATALMNNVKTNFTIKEMFQIKKHFQAALQHLDSINMQGSAKKINGVYYDVIDDSEIKKISEILQKHLDY; encoded by the coding sequence ATGAAGAGTAAGCAGTGGATCAGGAAACATAAATGGGTGTGGATCAGTGCCCTTATCCTCCTCCTCGCCGCTCTCCTCTTCATCCCCATCTATGAAGCGTACCAATCCATCTCAGACCCGCTCGCCGAAAGGCAGTCAAACTTGCGGGAGGAGGCCCTTCAATTAGAGAAAAAGGAGCCGTTCTCCGTTCTTCTCCTTGGGGTCGATGATGATGGAGAGGTCAGGAGAAACGCCGGAACAATCATGGTGCTGACCGTTAACCCGGCAGTTCAGTCCATTAAGCTTCTCCATATCCCCAGGGAAACAAGGGTGGACATCCCCGGTCAGGACCAGCCTGATAAGCTGAACCATGCCTACAAGACAGGCGGGGTGGAGCTGATGATGGAGACAGTGGAGGAATTTGTGGACGTTCCGATTGATTACTTCGTCAAGATCAATATGGAGGGAGTGGAGGATGTTGTTGACGCGATGGGAGGCATCACAGTCGAGAATGAGAAGGCCTTCTCCTATGAGGGCTACCATTTCCGAAAAGGACGCATTAGCCTCGATGGAAAGCAGGCTCTTGCCTATATCCGGATGCGCCAGCTGAATGAGAATGGCGAAGAGGAACGGCATGAAAGGCAGCAAAAGGTCATTGAGGAGGTTATCCGCAAGGGAGCTGACCTGCAATCTCTCACCCATTACGACAAGATTGCGACCGCCCTCATGAATAATGTCAAAACAAACTTCACCATCAAGGAGATGTTTCAAATCAAGAAGCATTTCCAGGCTGCTCTCCAGCATCTTGATAGCATAAATATGCAAGGGAGTGCTAAAAAAATAAATGGTGTCTATTATGACGTCATTGATGACAGCGAGATAAAGAAAATTTCTGAAATATTACAAAAACACCTAGATTATTAA